A genomic segment from Lignipirellula cremea encodes:
- a CDS encoding sulfatase-like hydrolase/transferase, translated as MNGFLSAASCSSRRFRAAPRWGRRAFTALLLLGAMYSGINSRSATAAEAAADRPNILFIYADDQSYKTVSCYPESYDWVRTPNIDSLARSGVRFTRAYIGTWCMPSRATMLTGHLQFGVNSMRMEGKYPGSQYDPAACPFWPAVFRKNGYVTAHIGKWHTGTDTGYNRDWDYQKVWNRPRHIENAGNYYYDQLIETNGGKAEMAEGYSTDNYTDWAVDFIKGAHRPEKKPWFLWVCYGAVHGPFLPDVRHRDAYPDPHVPTPADIYPPRAGKPTYSRDRQEWIPGPGGEPVLGRNSQQATVTEKMLHGNTLTGWVRQYNQGVLAIDEGVGRLLQALDDSGQRDNTLIVYTADQGFAWGEHGFRLKLAPYDATIRSPMLVSYPQQFAQGAVCDYPIDGPSLPPTFFAAAGIELPWKMHGSDLTPLLKKPDGPWSEPAVMAYTGQSYGKETDKVPSDPAKLSPNSVPWWAMLVAGRYKYIRTLVENEPEELYDLQADPDELVNLARRPKHREQVLQFRKRLVAELTQRDAGMVNSLPEVAPLPEKQASGQ; from the coding sequence ATGAACGGTTTTCTGTCGGCTGCTTCTTGTTCCTCCCGCCGGTTCCGGGCGGCGCCACGCTGGGGTCGCCGGGCCTTTACCGCCCTGCTGCTGCTGGGTGCGATGTACAGTGGGATCAACTCTCGATCAGCGACGGCGGCCGAAGCGGCGGCCGACCGGCCGAACATCCTGTTCATTTACGCCGATGATCAGTCGTATAAAACGGTCAGCTGCTATCCCGAAAGTTACGACTGGGTCCGCACTCCCAATATCGATTCGCTGGCCCGCTCAGGCGTGCGTTTCACCAGGGCGTATATCGGCACCTGGTGCATGCCGTCCCGCGCGACCATGCTGACCGGCCATCTGCAGTTCGGCGTGAATTCGATGCGGATGGAAGGCAAGTATCCCGGCAGCCAGTACGACCCGGCCGCCTGCCCGTTCTGGCCTGCGGTCTTTCGAAAGAACGGTTACGTTACGGCCCACATCGGCAAATGGCACACGGGGACCGATACGGGTTACAACCGCGACTGGGATTATCAGAAGGTCTGGAATCGCCCGCGACATATAGAGAATGCCGGCAACTACTATTACGACCAGCTGATCGAGACCAACGGCGGCAAGGCGGAGATGGCCGAAGGCTACTCGACTGACAACTACACCGACTGGGCGGTCGACTTTATTAAAGGAGCCCATCGGCCCGAGAAGAAGCCGTGGTTCCTCTGGGTCTGTTACGGCGCCGTGCATGGCCCGTTTCTGCCGGACGTGCGGCATCGGGACGCTTACCCCGATCCCCATGTGCCGACGCCGGCCGACATTTACCCGCCGCGGGCGGGCAAGCCGACATATTCCCGCGATCGCCAGGAATGGATTCCCGGTCCCGGCGGGGAGCCCGTCCTGGGCCGCAATTCCCAGCAGGCAACTGTCACCGAGAAAATGCTGCACGGCAATACGCTGACGGGCTGGGTCCGGCAATATAACCAGGGCGTGCTGGCGATCGATGAAGGCGTCGGCCGGCTGCTCCAGGCGCTTGACGACTCGGGCCAGCGCGACAACACGTTGATTGTCTACACGGCCGACCAGGGCTTTGCCTGGGGCGAACATGGCTTCCGTCTGAAGCTGGCGCCGTACGACGCCACGATCCGCTCGCCGATGCTGGTAAGCTACCCGCAACAGTTCGCCCAGGGAGCCGTGTGCGACTATCCGATCGACGGTCCGAGCCTGCCGCCGACCTTTTTTGCGGCCGCCGGGATTGAACTGCCCTGGAAGATGCACGGCTCGGATTTGACGCCGTTGCTGAAGAAACCGGACGGCCCCTGGAGCGAGCCCGCCGTCATGGCGTATACGGGCCAGTCCTACGGCAAGGAGACCGACAAGGTTCCTTCCGACCCGGCCAAACTCAGCCCTAACAGCGTCCCCTGGTGGGCGATGCTGGTGGCAGGTCGCTACAAGTACATCCGCACGCTGGTCGAAAACGAGCCCGAAGAACTGTACGACCTGCAGGCCGACCCCGACGAACTGGTCAACCTGGCGAGGCGGCCCAAACATCGTGAGCAGGTACTGCAGTTCCGCAAGCGTCTGGTGGCGGAACTCACCCAGCGGGACGCTGGCATGGTGAACAGCCTGCCGGAAGTGGCGCCGCTTCCCGAAAAGCAGGCGTCGGGCCAATAA
- a CDS encoding metallophosphoesterase family protein, with translation MSGRPSVTRRSFLSATLATGAALSLRPRCLQAAGRDLKPLTFAIVTDTHVGYRMQESAAKQWEKTAAELREAPGELVLHLGDLVDQGQESQYPIYLAAREKIGKPVHEIPGNHDPAALFTKFIRPQIDTTVDLDWLRFVLIGNAHTDSHDGFLTAEQNAWIADQCRLAAEQQKYVVLCMHVPAHTNRNPDRGWYVKPDNGQTALYETVQKFEDRILGLLHGHFHNGLRGWDDHGPVQEICFPSALYNLDRKLEEREAPGYNPLEFRPGYTLAEIKNGVLTLTYKPLAEEPSIARPCKLQQLAE, from the coding sequence ATGTCTGGCCGACCCTCAGTTACGCGTCGCTCTTTCCTGTCCGCCACGCTGGCGACCGGAGCCGCCCTGTCGCTTCGCCCGCGCTGCCTGCAGGCGGCCGGTCGCGACCTGAAACCGCTGACTTTTGCGATCGTAACGGATACGCATGTCGGCTACCGCATGCAGGAAAGCGCGGCAAAGCAGTGGGAAAAAACGGCGGCCGAACTGCGCGAGGCGCCCGGCGAGCTGGTGCTGCACCTGGGCGACCTGGTCGATCAGGGGCAGGAGTCGCAATACCCGATCTACCTGGCGGCCCGTGAGAAAATCGGCAAGCCCGTTCACGAGATTCCCGGCAATCACGACCCGGCCGCGCTGTTTACGAAATTCATCCGGCCGCAGATCGACACGACCGTCGACCTGGACTGGCTGCGGTTCGTGCTGATCGGCAACGCCCATACCGATTCGCATGACGGCTTTCTGACCGCAGAGCAAAACGCCTGGATCGCGGACCAGTGCCGTCTGGCGGCGGAGCAGCAAAAGTACGTCGTGCTATGCATGCACGTGCCGGCCCACACCAACCGGAACCCGGACCGGGGCTGGTACGTCAAACCCGACAACGGCCAGACGGCCCTGTATGAAACAGTGCAAAAATTCGAAGACCGCATCCTGGGCCTGCTGCATGGACACTTTCATAACGGGCTGCGGGGATGGGACGACCATGGTCCCGTCCAGGAAATCTGCTTCCCCTCGGCTTTGTATAACCTGGACCGCAAGTTAGAAGAGCGGGAAGCTCCCGGCTATAACCCGCTGGAATTCCGCCCGGGCTATACGCTGGCGGAAATCAAGAACGGCGTGCTGACGTTGACCTATAAACCGCTGGCCGAGGAGCCTTCGATCGCGCGTCCCTGCAAGCTCCAGCAACTGGCTGAGTAG
- a CDS encoding DNA translocase FtsK, which translates to MLENRNLTHDLFAIALLALTVFLGAALATYNPADPVGPLPAPLSMVYQPDTLVYPAAERAVNACGPWGALAADLMFSGFGLGAYYLVASLAAVDFLLLRRQDIGAPTLRLFGWTASLFGMATLAGLLLAGVSPGPVIGGGGYLGAIGRALLETQFATAGAVILALGVTVAGLFLATDYAMIRMAHYCGRIAVLVGLSASKQVKARGWKLIGSRRVRDPNEPAVRMGGKRGSDDLAAPAFSHPIASPPHVTLPAKKAAVVPVAEVLPAEPELQEEFEDEIDEPLVVMKAKPSKKQKATAAQEITGGPHFKIKKKQQSAFEQVLDNMDDADKVNTAANYQLPSLNLLEESEDVDFATQEIEVLAKAKILEKTFAEFGFSVKVVEIETGPVIAQYEVSLEAGLRLSKITGLADDLAIALRVPSVRIVAPIPGKNTVGIEVPNETRVAVRLREVMEESSNQLQKMRIPLFLGKDVSGNSLVADLSTLPHLLIAGRTGTGKSVCLNAIITSILMTRRPDEVRMLMIDPKMVELSGYGRLPHLMHPVVTDMKKAEAILAWAVDKMEERYSLLAKAGVRHIAGYNQLGDEELMDRLQPEDEEQKKNIPTHLPYIVIVADEMADLMMQCGKEVEQHIIRLAQKSRAVGIHLILATQKPTVDVITGLIKSNLPARLSFQVASRTDSRVVLDENGADKLLGNGDMLFLGPGTSTLLRGQGTYLSDEEINKVTAFVSTGEQNFVKELVNLKVEEGDEVEPGALKNRDDLYEAAVDIVVREGRGSVSLLQRNLAIGYGRAARLIDFMAEDRIVGEYNGSQAREVIISIADWERMQGMEPSGDDPASSADEELENEDHEDDDDFGADEAPSRRRNSKAVS; encoded by the coding sequence ATGCTTGAAAACCGAAACCTCACCCACGATCTGTTCGCGATCGCGCTGTTGGCCCTGACCGTGTTCCTGGGCGCCGCGCTGGCGACCTATAATCCGGCCGATCCGGTCGGGCCGCTGCCCGCTCCGTTGTCGATGGTCTATCAGCCCGACACGCTCGTTTATCCGGCGGCCGAGCGCGCGGTCAACGCCTGCGGTCCCTGGGGCGCCTTGGCTGCCGATCTGATGTTCTCGGGTTTTGGCCTGGGAGCTTATTATCTGGTCGCTTCGCTGGCGGCGGTCGATTTTCTGTTGCTGCGACGCCAGGATATCGGAGCGCCGACGCTGCGTCTGTTTGGCTGGACGGCCTCGCTCTTTGGCATGGCCACGCTGGCCGGGTTGCTGCTGGCCGGCGTGTCGCCTGGTCCGGTGATTGGCGGCGGCGGTTATCTGGGTGCAATTGGACGGGCCCTGCTGGAAACGCAGTTCGCTACGGCGGGCGCCGTGATCCTGGCCCTGGGAGTGACGGTGGCGGGGCTGTTCCTGGCGACCGATTACGCCATGATCCGCATGGCCCATTACTGTGGACGCATCGCCGTGCTGGTGGGGTTGTCGGCCTCGAAGCAGGTGAAGGCTCGCGGCTGGAAACTGATTGGCAGTCGCCGCGTTCGCGATCCGAACGAACCGGCCGTCAGAATGGGCGGCAAGCGCGGCAGCGACGACCTGGCTGCTCCGGCCTTCTCGCATCCGATCGCCTCGCCGCCGCACGTGACCCTGCCCGCCAAGAAAGCGGCCGTCGTGCCTGTGGCGGAAGTCTTGCCGGCAGAACCGGAACTGCAGGAGGAGTTCGAAGACGAAATCGACGAACCGCTGGTCGTGATGAAGGCCAAGCCGTCGAAGAAGCAAAAAGCGACCGCCGCGCAAGAGATCACCGGCGGTCCGCACTTCAAAATCAAGAAGAAGCAGCAGTCGGCGTTTGAGCAGGTGCTCGACAACATGGACGACGCCGACAAAGTGAATACGGCCGCCAACTATCAGTTGCCTTCGCTCAACCTGCTGGAAGAAAGCGAAGACGTGGACTTTGCCACGCAGGAAATCGAAGTGCTGGCCAAGGCAAAGATCCTGGAAAAGACGTTCGCTGAATTCGGCTTTAGCGTGAAAGTGGTTGAAATTGAAACGGGTCCCGTGATCGCCCAGTACGAAGTCTCGCTGGAGGCGGGGCTGCGGCTTTCGAAGATCACCGGCCTGGCCGATGATCTGGCGATCGCCCTCCGCGTGCCCAGCGTGCGTATTGTGGCGCCGATCCCCGGCAAGAACACCGTCGGCATTGAAGTGCCGAACGAAACCCGCGTGGCGGTCCGTTTACGGGAGGTGATGGAAGAATCGTCGAACCAGCTGCAGAAAATGCGGATCCCGCTGTTCCTGGGGAAAGACGTCTCCGGCAACTCGCTGGTCGCCGACCTGTCGACGCTGCCCCACCTGCTGATCGCCGGTCGTACCGGTACGGGTAAAAGCGTCTGCTTGAACGCGATCATTACTTCCATCCTGATGACTCGCCGGCCCGACGAAGTGCGGATGCTGATGATCGACCCCAAAATGGTGGAACTCAGCGGCTACGGCCGGCTCCCCCACCTGATGCATCCGGTGGTGACCGATATGAAAAAGGCCGAAGCGATTCTGGCCTGGGCGGTCGATAAAATGGAGGAACGCTACTCGCTGCTGGCCAAGGCCGGCGTGCGCCATATCGCCGGCTACAACCAGCTGGGCGACGAAGAACTCATGGATCGCCTGCAGCCCGAGGATGAAGAGCAGAAAAAGAACATCCCGACCCATTTGCCCTACATTGTGATTGTCGCCGACGAAATGGCCGACCTGATGATGCAATGCGGTAAAGAGGTGGAGCAGCATATTATCCGCCTCGCCCAGAAGAGCCGGGCGGTGGGCATCCACCTGATCCTCGCCACCCAGAAACCGACCGTCGATGTTATCACCGGTTTGATCAAATCCAACTTGCCGGCCCGCCTTTCCTTCCAGGTGGCCAGCCGGACCGATAGCCGCGTGGTGCTGGATGAAAACGGAGCCGACAAGCTGCTGGGCAACGGCGATATGCTCTTCCTCGGCCCAGGCACCAGCACCCTGCTCCGCGGACAGGGAACCTACCTGAGCGACGAAGAAATCAACAAGGTTACCGCCTTTGTCAGCACGGGCGAGCAGAACTTTGTGAAGGAACTGGTCAACCTGAAGGTCGAAGAAGGAGACGAAGTCGAACCGGGCGCCTTGAAGAATCGTGATGATCTGTACGAAGCGGCCGTCGATATCGTCGTCCGCGAGGGCCGCGGCAGCGTCTCCCTGCTGCAGCGGAACCTGGCGATCGGCTACGGTCGGGCCGCCCGGCTGATCGACTTCATGGCCGAAGACCGGATCGTGGGCGAATACAACGGCTCCCAGGCCCGCGAAGTCATCATCAGCATTGCCGACTGGGAACGGATGCAAGGCATGGAGCCCAGCGGCGACGATCCGGCCTCCAGCGCGGACGAGGAATTAGAGAATGAGGACCACGAGGACGACGACGATTTCGGCGCCGACGAAGCCCCCAGCCGCCGTCGCAACTCCAAAGCCGTCTCCTGA